One Mytilus trossulus isolate FHL-02 chromosome 5, PNRI_Mtr1.1.1.hap1, whole genome shotgun sequence DNA segment encodes these proteins:
- the LOC134717684 gene encoding histone-lysine N-methyltransferase, H3 lysine-79 specific-like gives MGNAVDILYHKKIEERKKQTEKERQIYQACIAWNIRQEELHKREIAERKEKAWKEQEKERMKKDEGMMEMFVQNIEKEKISNKKKMKLRERKIEERKRLSSSLSNRSTRHMEEHIKKESMIIAKNIESIEKRAEKSREETRTRIKTIEKKHAEDRKLFMHRVTTAEQERNKDIVKAERRISYIEKKIVQERMIWQHKLMAARRIESGTKLSSRKLWEIGRKTVEKKKQSLEKSNEGESNNVYKSQRKFEVDWENKTYPSGKDKLHKNMTKKAINNIAVKATLSTVNEEDPILLDVGKKKITPRISTKQRISKTVVKQDIVRRSTSERFQRFYVPQKHSYAVKHTTLKTFRKTYTDVSTNYPLNKAESLTNGAELSTTQQDKVNPKKKISNNDNVRRDNRRNNPLDPNISNKQTKNPDVELKQKSQATRPKDIADKPTKINEKPIQKYNHAARTGSLDRKDTSKPGQIKPNLTQIPTDNFSSIKEKKQIITLSDPLIPKSLELGQPEVEEIMGIQPLAMAKDNITNKKVHFENKSPESKKPTMKDIEPKSETNNEEPVNAKFDNQYSKLTEGQISKNNDKKERYEFLFSTIQKPKRIGDDESKSKTKEKTDEKSTKHSVPNRTTTKQALLVDNTRVKPPEMGTGAVNSKVSLKTKIKELENNTQTKHRFGKSTEVEEGFRNPKTQEAPKTTTVEQITGVTLQKNETENVKLSTNEDSRERRQKLTVPIKPRTNLSVNRYSSMFLVDQRISEVQRRIDKMMKTSSTDISVA, from the coding sequence ATGGGTAATGCTGTTGACATTTTGTACCATAAGAAAATTGAAGAGCGAAAAAAACAGACGGAGAAGGAACGACAAATCTATCAAGCGTGTATAGCCTGGAATATACGACAAGAGGAACTACATAAAAGAGAAATTgctgaaagaaaagaaaaagctTGGAAAGAGCAAGAGAAGGAGAGGATGAAAAAAGATGAAGGAATGATGGAAATGTTTGTTCAAAATATcgaaaaagagaaaatatcaaacaagaaaaaaatgaagttaAGAGAACGAAAAATTGAGGAAAGGAAAAGACTGAGTTCTTCTCTTTCTAATAGGAGCACTAGACATATGGAAGAACACATTAAAAAGGAATCAATGATAATTGCCAAAAACATAGAGAGTATCGAAAAAAGAGCGGAAAAGTCCAGAGAGGAGACGAGAACGcgaattaaaacaatagaaaagaAACACGCGGAGGACCGGAAGTTGTTTATGCACAGAGTAACAACCGCTGAACAGgaaagaaataaagatattgTAAAAGCTGAACGCAGAATATCATACATTGAGAAAAAGATTGTACAGGAGCGTATGATTTGGCAGCACAAACTTATGGCTGCGAGACGAATTGAAAGTGGGACGAAATTATCTAGTAGAAAACTTTGGGAAATTGGACGAAAGACAGTTGAGAAGAAAAAACAGTCGCTTGAAAAGTCAAATGAAGGCGAGAGCAATAACGTTTATAAATCTCAAAGAAAGTTTGAGGTAGACTGGGAAAACAAGACATATCCAAGTGGAAAAGATAAATTGCAtaaaaacatgaccaaaaaggCAATTAATAATATCGCTGTAAAGGCGACATTATCAACTGTAAACGAAGAAGATCCTATTTTACTAGACGTAGGCAAAAAGAAAATTACACCTAGAATAAGCACAAAACAACGTATTTCTAAAACCGTAGTAAAACAGGATATAGTGCGACGTTCCACCTCAGAACGTTTTCAACGTTTTTATGTTCCTCAAAAGCATAGTTATGCTGTTAAACACACTACTCTAAAAACGTTTAGAAAAACATATACGGATGTCAGTACAAATTATCCTCTGAACAAAGCCGAAAGCCTAACAAACGGTGCGGAGTTAAGTACAACACAACAAGATAAAGTAAatccaaaaaagaaaataagtaaTAATGATAATGTTCGTAGAGATAACAGACGAAACAATCCTTTAGATCCAAACATTTCCAATAAGCAAACAAAGAATCCCGATGTAGAACTTAAACAGAAATCACAAGCTACAAGACCGAAGGATATTGCAGAcaaaccaacaaaaataaacgaaaaaccaATTCAAAAATACAACCATGCCGCCCGCACAGGCAGTTTAGATCGTAAGGACACATCAAAACCTGgacaaatcaaaccaaatctAACTCAAATACCTACTGATAATTTCAGCtcaattaaagaaaagaaacaaataatcACATTGTCTGATCCGTTGATTCCAAAAAGTCTTGAACTCGGACAACCGGAAGTTGAGGAAATTATGGGAATCCAGCCCCTAGCAATGGCGAaagataatataacaaataaaaaggtCCATTTCGAAAACAAGTCTCCAGAGAGCAAGAAACCAACAATGAAAGACATAGAACCAAAGAGTGAAACAAACAACGAGGAGCCTGTAAATGCAAAATTTGACAATCAATATTCAAAACTGACGGAAGGTCAAATTTCAAAGAATAATGATAAGAAAGAACGTTACGAGTTTCTATTTTCTACAATTCAAAAGCCTAAAAGGATAGGAGACGATGAAAGCAAGAGTAAAACCAAGGAGAAAACAGATGAAAAGTCAACAAAACATTCTGTACCGAACCGCACAACTACTAAACAGGCACTTCTTGTAGACAACACTCGAGTAAAACCACCAGAGATGGGGACAGGGGCAGTCAATTCAAAAGTGTCactaaaaactaaaataaaagaacTCGAAAATAATACTCAAACAAAACATCGCTTTGGTAAATCGACTGAAGTAGAAGAAGGTTTTCGAAATCCTAAAACACAAGAGGCTCCAAAAACAACCACTGTAGAACAAATAACGGGAGTTACGTTGCAAAAAAATGAAACCGAGAATGTAAAGCTTTCCACCAATGAAGACAGTCGCGAAAGGAGACAAAAACTAACTGTTCCAATAAAACCAAGGACAAATCTCTCTGTGAATAGATATTCCAGTATGTTTCTAGTTGATCAGAGAATATCAGAGGTACAACGAAGGATCgataaaatgatgaaaactaGCAGTACAGACATATCAGTAGCATAA